In the genome of Triticum urartu cultivar G1812 chromosome 5, Tu2.1, whole genome shotgun sequence, one region contains:
- the LOC125507961 gene encoding OVARIAN TUMOR DOMAIN-containing deubiquitinating enzyme 5 — protein MDETLAAEAGAAAAAAAAATEEKAVPERETETLEEVISRHRKEKSKLQDKETSLKKAAAKGSKAEQKAKKKQVEEEISRLSAALEAKHAAELATFGYKPAESSEKGNLDTLVKAIAGVSVSSNADSAKPGKAAKRREKKAKEEAAREQRIQEEQTNLVSDRMLEDGKLGRRLEPLGLTIHEIKPDGHCLYRAIENQLSLHSKGTTQYNHQELRQMTAKYMREHAADFLPFFLSEGKAESGPDPSESFEKYCEEMESTAAWGGQLELGALTHCLKKHIVVYSGSFPDVEMGKEYNKSGPGGDPSIRLSYHRHAYGLGEHYNSVIPTELS, from the exons ATGGACGAAACCCTAGCCGCAGAAGCcggtgccgccgccgccgccgccgccgccgcgacgGAGGAGAAGGCGGTCCCGGAGCGGGAGACGGAGACGCTTGAGGAGGTCATCTCGAGGCATAG GAAGGAGAAATCCAAACTCCAGGATAAGGAAACAAGTCTGAAGAAAGCAGCTGCCAAAGGCAGCAAAGCTGAGCAGAAGGCCAAGAAAAAGCAGGTCGAGGAAGAGATATCGCGCCTCTCAGCTGCATTAGAGGCGAAACATGCTGCAGAGCTTGCTACTTTTGGGTACAAACCCGCAGAAAGCTCTGAAAAGGGGAACCTCGACACATTGGTGAAGGCCATAGCTGGCGTTTCTGTTTCTAGCAATGCAGATTCCGCGAAGCCGGGGAAGGCTGCAAAACGGCGAGAGAAAAAGGCAAAGGAAGAAGCTGCTCGAGAGCAGCGAATTCAAGAAGAACAAACCAATCTTGTCAGTGATCGCATGTTAGAAGACGGGAAACTTGGAAGGAGGCTTGAGCCCTTGGGGCTGACCATTCATGAGATAAAGCCAGACGGCCATTGCTTGTACCGTGCTATCGAGAACCAGCTGTCACTCCATTCCAAGGGCACTACACAGTACAATCACCAGGAGCTACGGCAAATGACAGCCAAGTATATGAGAGAGCATGCCGCAGATTTCCTCCCATTTTTCCTATCGGAGGGCAAAGCCGAATCTGGACCAGACCCCTCGGAGAGCTTTGAAAAGTACTGCGAGGAGATGGAGTCCACCGCTGCTTGGGGTGGGCAACTCGAGCTTGGTGCTCTGACACACTGCCTAAAGAAGCACATCGTCGTATACTCTGGCTCCTTTCCGGATGTAGAAATGGGCAAAGAATACAACAAGTCAGGACCAGGAGGTGACCCTAGCATCAGGCTTTCCTACCACAGGCATGCCTATGGCCTCGGCGAGCACTACAACTCGGTGATACCCACTGAGTTATCTTGA